In one window of Gemmatimonadales bacterium DNA:
- a CDS encoding glycerophosphodiester phosphodiesterase: MNPLLDLSARPVIAHRGASGLAPENTLAAFELAIRQGADALELDVRLTRDGAAVVIHDATLDRTTDRAGPVLAQTLAELRMADAGARFTLDRGRTFPFRSTGVRIPTLAEVLWAFPKVPVLVEVKEPEVQEAVRRVLLQEDAAARCVPASEHGAALQAFREPPFACGGCGSDIAQLYWAVMFRRRLPQAGYRFLSVPHRHRGLPVPTSRFVAAARSLGSPVHVWTINDAATARRLWARGVAGIVTNLPELVLDGRP, encoded by the coding sequence GTGAACCCGCTGCTCGACCTCTCCGCTCGGCCGGTCATCGCCCACCGTGGCGCCTCGGGGCTGGCGCCGGAGAACACCCTCGCCGCGTTCGAGCTTGCCATCCGTCAGGGCGCGGATGCCCTGGAGCTGGACGTGCGGCTCACTCGGGACGGGGCGGCGGTCGTCATCCACGATGCCACGCTCGATCGGACCACCGACCGCGCCGGGCCGGTGCTCGCCCAGACGCTGGCCGAGCTGCGAATGGCGGATGCCGGCGCGCGGTTCACCCTCGACCGCGGGCGGACCTTCCCCTTCCGCAGCACCGGTGTCCGCATTCCGACGCTGGCCGAGGTGCTGTGGGCGTTTCCCAAGGTACCGGTGCTGGTGGAGGTGAAGGAGCCCGAAGTGCAGGAGGCCGTGCGCCGGGTCCTTCTGCAGGAAGATGCGGCCGCCCGGTGCGTGCCCGCGTCGGAGCATGGCGCGGCGCTTCAGGCCTTCCGCGAGCCTCCGTTTGCCTGCGGCGGGTGCGGCAGCGACATCGCGCAGCTCTATTGGGCAGTCATGTTCCGCCGCCGCCTGCCCCAGGCCGGGTACCGGTTCCTGTCGGTTCCCCATCGGCACCGTGGCCTGCCGGTCCCCACCTCCCGCTTCGTCGCAGCCGCACGATCGCTCGGCTCGCCGGTGCATGTGTGGACCATCAACGACGCAGCCACCGCCCGGCGCCTGTGGGCGCGGGGGGTGGCGGGGATCGTGACCAACCTGCCGGAGCTCGTGCTGGACGGGCGCCCCTAG
- a CDS encoding long-chain fatty acid--CoA ligase, with product MLGLTMDFQLTLSAIARRAECLYGRKQVVSRRPDRSLHRTCYAECLERARRLAVALARLGVRPGDRVATLCWNHHRHFEAYFAVPFLGAVLHTLNLRLHPDELAYIARHAEDRILIVDASLLPLLERFRSRAGLQEIIVVTDGGEVPPGMLSYEALVADADPAGFQPLELDERTAAAMCYTSGTTGRPKGVLYSHRALVLHSMATAMAGSCAIQESDTILALIPMFHVNAWGLPFTAALTGAGLVLPGEQLDPRSLLELCQTERVTFSAGVPTVWLGVLELLDAAPAAYDLSALRTIVIGGAAAPESLVRGLEERHGLRPVTSWGMTELAPIGTIGRLTTEGEALPPAARHLLRMKPGQPGALLELRVRNETGNVPWDGTSMGELEARGAYVASAYYRPDGDTGCFTEDGWFRTGDIATIDPLGYIEIRDRSKDLIKSGGEWISSVALEGALMGHPAVAEAAVVGVAHPKWLERPLAAVVLREGRAATAAELRDHLDGRFPRWWLPDDIVFVPEIPRTSTGKFLKSALRESLRGHYGVQ from the coding sequence GTGCTGGGACTGACGATGGACTTCCAGCTCACGCTCTCCGCCATCGCCCGGCGGGCGGAGTGTCTCTACGGACGGAAGCAGGTGGTCAGCCGCCGGCCCGACCGCTCGCTGCATCGCACCTGCTACGCCGAGTGCCTCGAGCGCGCCCGCCGCCTGGCCGTGGCCCTGGCGAGGCTTGGCGTCCGTCCCGGTGACCGGGTCGCCACCCTCTGCTGGAACCACCACCGGCACTTCGAGGCGTACTTCGCCGTCCCCTTCCTCGGCGCGGTGCTGCACACGCTGAACCTCCGGCTGCATCCCGACGAGCTCGCCTACATCGCGCGACACGCGGAGGACCGGATCCTCATCGTGGACGCATCGCTGCTGCCGCTGCTCGAGCGGTTCCGCAGCCGAGCCGGGCTCCAGGAGATCATCGTGGTCACCGATGGCGGTGAGGTCCCGCCCGGGATGCTGAGCTATGAGGCACTGGTTGCGGACGCCGATCCCGCCGGGTTCCAGCCGCTCGAGCTCGACGAGCGTACCGCCGCCGCCATGTGCTATACCTCCGGCACCACCGGCCGCCCGAAAGGCGTGCTCTATTCCCATCGCGCCCTGGTGCTCCACTCGATGGCCACCGCCATGGCCGGAAGCTGCGCCATCCAGGAGTCGGATACCATCCTGGCCCTGATTCCCATGTTTCACGTCAACGCCTGGGGGCTGCCGTTCACCGCGGCGCTCACCGGTGCCGGGCTGGTGCTGCCGGGCGAGCAGCTCGACCCCCGCTCGCTGCTCGAGCTCTGCCAGACCGAGCGCGTCACCTTCAGCGCCGGTGTCCCCACCGTCTGGCTCGGCGTGCTCGAGCTGCTGGATGCGGCACCCGCCGCATACGACCTTTCGGCGCTGAGGACCATCGTGATCGGCGGCGCGGCCGCGCCCGAATCGCTCGTGCGAGGCCTGGAGGAGCGGCACGGCCTTCGTCCGGTCACCTCCTGGGGGATGACCGAGCTCGCGCCGATCGGCACGATCGGCCGGCTCACCACCGAGGGCGAGGCGCTGCCCCCAGCCGCCCGCCACCTGCTACGGATGAAGCCGGGGCAGCCTGGCGCCCTGCTCGAGCTGCGGGTCCGGAACGAGACCGGCAACGTGCCCTGGGACGGGACCTCCATGGGCGAGCTCGAGGCCCGCGGCGCCTACGTTGCCTCGGCCTACTACCGGCCCGACGGGGACACCGGCTGTTTCACCGAGGACGGCTGGTTCCGTACCGGCGACATCGCCACGATCGACCCGTTGGGATACATCGAGATCCGCGACCGCAGCAAGGACCTCATCAAGTCGGGTGGCGAATGGATCAGCTCGGTGGCGCTGGAGGGCGCGCTGATGGGGCACCCCGCCGTCGCTGAGGCCGCGGTGGTGGGCGTGGCCCATCCCAAGTGGCTGGAGCGGCCGCTCGCCGCCGTGGTGCTGCGGGAGGGCCGGGCCGCCACGGCGGCGGAGCTGCGGGACCATCTCGATGGCCGCTTCCCACGCTGGTGGCTGCCGGACGACATCGTCTTCGTCCCGGAGATCCCCCGAACCTCCACCGGCAAGTTCCTCAAGTCCGCGCTCCGGGAATCGCTGCGCGGCCACTATGGGGTCCAGTGA
- the pdxH gene encoding pyridoxamine 5'-phosphate oxidase — MSIADLRREYARARLDEADVSHDPMVEFARWFAEAQDAQVPDPTAMTLATATPDGAPSARIVLLKAFDERGFVFFTDYRSRKGAELAANPRAALVFYWGELERQVRITGRVAATSREESERYFRSRPLGSRLGAWASHQSRVIPGRSVLEADLHEVEARFREGDVPLPEYWGGYRVVPDAIEFWQGRESRLHDRIQYVRADQGKEWRRERLSP, encoded by the coding sequence ATGTCCATCGCCGATCTTCGCCGGGAGTACGCGCGCGCCCGGCTCGATGAAGCCGACGTAAGCCACGATCCGATGGTCGAGTTCGCCCGCTGGTTCGCGGAGGCGCAGGACGCGCAGGTGCCCGATCCCACCGCCATGACCCTGGCCACCGCTACCCCGGACGGCGCGCCGTCTGCCCGCATCGTGCTGCTCAAGGCGTTCGACGAGCGCGGCTTCGTCTTCTTCACCGACTACCGAAGCCGGAAGGGTGCCGAGCTGGCCGCCAATCCGCGAGCGGCCCTGGTGTTCTACTGGGGGGAGCTGGAGCGGCAGGTCCGGATCACCGGCCGCGTGGCCGCGACGTCGCGCGAGGAGTCGGAGCGCTACTTCAGGAGCCGGCCGCTCGGCAGCCGGCTGGGCGCATGGGCGTCGCACCAGAGCCGGGTGATCCCGGGACGGTCGGTGCTGGAGGCGGATCTGCATGAGGTCGAGGCGCGCTTCCGGGAGGGCGATGTGCCGCTGCCGGAGTACTGGGGCGGGTACCGGGTGGTGCCGGATGCGATCGAGTTCTGGCAGGGAAGGGAGAGCCGCCTGCACGATCGGATTCAGTATGTGCGAGCGGATCAGGGAAAGGAGTGGAGAAGGGAGCGGTTGTCGCCGTGA
- a CDS encoding PHB depolymerase family esterase: MPRHVPLLGELTAALLLLGGVAPILPAQVPRVEERRTLRVNGQERSYLLYVPSGHRSDQPAPLVLVFHGGGGRGRGMATHTGFSRLAEREGFVAVYPDGLGRRWNDGRGFAASHDDVGFVRALLDTLQRGLSLDPRRIYATGISNGAMFSYRLACDLPGVLAAVAPVAGALPAQLEAGCAHTSPVSVLAFQGTADPLVPYAGAGVAGTRGSVLAAERSIAFWAEVDGCTGPPGTTLEPDRVHDGTRVRRREFTGCREGRSVVLYAIEGGGHTWPGGPAAGRIVGRVTRELDATEVIWAFFATQTRAR, encoded by the coding sequence ATGCCCCGGCACGTGCCACTACTCGGTGAGCTGACCGCCGCCCTCCTGCTGCTCGGCGGTGTCGCTCCGATCCTGCCGGCCCAGGTCCCTCGCGTAGAGGAGCGGCGCACCCTTCGGGTGAACGGACAGGAGCGCAGCTACCTCCTGTACGTTCCCAGCGGGCATCGGAGCGACCAGCCCGCGCCGCTGGTGCTGGTGTTCCACGGGGGCGGCGGCCGGGGCCGCGGGATGGCGACCCATACCGGGTTCTCCCGACTCGCCGAGCGCGAGGGGTTCGTCGCGGTGTATCCCGATGGGCTCGGCCGCCGCTGGAACGACGGCCGGGGCTTCGCCGCAAGCCACGACGACGTGGGGTTCGTCCGCGCGCTGCTCGACACGCTCCAACGCGGGCTGAGCCTCGATCCCCGCCGGATCTACGCCACCGGCATCTCCAACGGCGCCATGTTCTCGTACCGTCTTGCCTGCGATCTGCCTGGCGTGCTCGCCGCCGTCGCCCCGGTGGCCGGTGCCTTGCCCGCCCAGCTCGAAGCCGGCTGTGCTCACACGAGTCCGGTGTCGGTCCTGGCCTTCCAGGGCACGGCCGATCCGCTGGTGCCGTATGCCGGAGCTGGGGTGGCCGGGACACGAGGCAGCGTCCTTGCCGCGGAGCGCAGCATCGCCTTCTGGGCCGAGGTTGACGGGTGCACCGGTCCGCCGGGCACGACGCTCGAGCCGGATCGGGTCCACGATGGCACTCGGGTCCGGCGGAGGGAGTTCACCGGCTGCCGGGAGGGGCGGTCGGTGGTGCTCTATGCCATCGAAGGCGGGGGACACACCTGGCCGGGCGGGCCGGCGGCGGGGCGGATCGTCGGACGGGTGACGCGGGAGCTGGATGCGACGGAGGTGATCTGGGCGTTCTTCGCGACGCAGACGAGGGCCCGGTGA
- a CDS encoding YDG domain-containing protein: MSKITRAWVAALALAAGLSLPASLAAQKALVYCPVSIDAAGCGAIVAALGADTTLFPGGIDGAYDGTQGTMDLATVDLAGYAVLLVPSLADGAGTTPYALLRDPTIAARIKQAFMGRVAVWSGTPDVGSTNRTAKDNLIRNLARWVRPDSAGSHGPGVVVLQDNSDEMSLRYGWLGAISSASVAADSTFTVYSNVQVLTQAGSAILTSGGVQIGYTNMATFALLPAAGTSSDATGGRTSAVVLATIAGEPSDPNIATVQTDREDYFPPDTVIVTGAGWEPGETVRLVIQEDASPSVHPEVSLTTVADDAGHILDQQFAIDSAAIGVRFTLTATGQTSGRTAQATFTDNTGLNSVTILGTQSPTPLNPPGSATYGTVASNSVQVRFNGNGSCTVALSVSGLPSGASSTLVPSTLTGTSSGNQFSLLTVNTTGAVATGTSTIVVRATGTGGSGNDCSTSITQTATTTLVVKRASTTTVSGPASSTFGASVTFTATVAGGPSPTGTVQFKDGGVNLGAPQTISGGTASVSTSTLTGGAHTITAVYSGDANFDVSTSPNFSHTVDPASTTTVLSSSVNPSNFGQSISLSASVSGPAGTGTPTGSIQFKIDGSNFGSPVTLSAGVAASGSTNSLAVGAHPVAAVYTPDAPSAPKFASSTSTVIATQTVNQALSTTTLTSSVNPSVFGQSITLTATVKNGATPITVGSISFIEGGTCTTPGTSLQSNQTPSAAGVVTYTANNLSVAAHSVLACYDGSGSFGPSEASFTQTVNKAATSTTITSDTPDPSDAGQPVAVNFAVTASPPGSGTPGGNVTVSASGGTETCTGTVAAGTCSITLTGSGPRTLTAAYAGDASFAASTSATAAHTVRAPATVLTVAPASGIYGATAALSATLTSGGNPVPGKSIGFSLNGSSAGSATTNASGVASIAAASLAAIDAGVYSTGVAASFAGDAGFTASNGTNTLTVSTATVTPVITVSNKAYDGTTTATIVTRSLTGVVGTDDVTLTGGSATFDSKTAGNGKTVSGTGFTLAGTDASNYVLSATFAITTADITPLTLTGHVTANDKGYDGTTAAVLATRTLTGVLPGDAVTLTGGNATFDTKDIGTGKTVTATTLVLSGADAGNYVLASTTVTTTADITSATVTGHFTVSDKLYDGTTSATILTRTLTGVVSGEAVSLTGGSASFGSKSVGTGKTVTGTGFSLAGAAAGNYLLASSTLTTTAGITPATVAGHITANDKVYDGTDQATLATRTLTGVIGTDNVSLTGGTPTFSDKQVGSGKTVTATSLGLSGGDAGNYVLASSTLTTTADITVRTLTATATAQDKVYDGTAAATVTLGDDRVVGDALTLGSGTPTFDDRNVGTGKTITVSGLTLSGTDAGNYVLASTTVATTADIMPATVTGHFTAASKVYNGSPAAAIATRTLTGVIGTDDVSLSGGSSSFANKHVGVGKTVAGTGFSLAGTDAGNYELASSTLTASADITARTLAVTATGHDKVYDATTAATVTLQDDRVAGDVFSVTYGSATFVNKQVGNGKPVSVIGIAIGSGADAGDYQLGNTTTAAAADITPASLAPHITASDKVYDGTSAATIATRSLTGILASDVVTLTGGAASFGDKNVGTGKNVTGTGFTLASADAGNYVLDPTSATTSADITTRPLVATATGHDRVYDATTAATVTLGDNRVAGDDITLSYSSANFDTKNVGNGKPVSVSGIGISGADAGNYDPTNSTASTTASITQAALAPHITASDKVYDGTPVAAILTRSLTGVLLSDDVSLSDGTASFADKNVGTTKSVTASGFGLSGGDAGNYALVPATATTTASISQRPIAVAADAKTKVYGNADPSLTYHLTSGSLVGGDAFTGGLFRLAGETVPGSPYAINQGTLTAGGNYALAFTPASLAITQATLTVTANSTSKTFGNAVPAPLTGSIVGVKFSDNISATYTAYIATGGLALVTPTTGVSGSPYPIIPEVSGSPSGVLSNYEVVLVNGGLTVQKATPSFNSLAIPNVVVGQGSSTVSGNLKYLGTAATVFPSGAASITVNGQTQPATIQASGNFTATFTTSAFPPSGTGLTVALSYNGSDPNFTTASGAGAMKVLYNVAAGHSFLQPINPNLTTGNRSSFKIGSTIPTKFQLFKADGTTPITSAVATIAVVKLDNTAETPINEDLITSPADDGINFRPSSGQFIFNLSTKNWTAGTYRIIANLDDGSQITAEVDGRSK, translated from the coding sequence ATGTCCAAAATCACCCGTGCCTGGGTTGCGGCACTCGCGCTCGCCGCTGGCCTCAGCCTTCCAGCATCGCTGGCCGCCCAGAAAGCGCTGGTCTATTGCCCGGTCTCGATCGATGCCGCCGGCTGCGGCGCGATCGTCGCCGCGCTTGGCGCCGACACGACCCTCTTTCCGGGCGGCATCGACGGCGCCTATGACGGTACTCAGGGCACGATGGATCTGGCGACGGTCGATCTCGCGGGCTACGCCGTCCTCCTGGTGCCGTCGCTGGCGGATGGCGCGGGCACCACACCCTACGCCCTGCTGCGCGATCCGACGATCGCCGCACGGATCAAGCAGGCGTTCATGGGGCGGGTGGCGGTCTGGTCGGGAACGCCGGACGTGGGCTCGACCAACCGGACGGCCAAGGACAACCTGATCCGGAATCTGGCGCGATGGGTGCGGCCCGACTCGGCGGGGAGCCATGGGCCGGGCGTCGTGGTGCTGCAAGACAACTCGGATGAGATGTCGTTGAGGTATGGCTGGCTGGGCGCTATCTCCAGCGCATCGGTGGCCGCGGACAGCACGTTTACAGTCTACTCGAACGTCCAAGTACTCACGCAGGCGGGTTCGGCCATCCTGACCAGCGGGGGCGTGCAGATCGGTTACACCAACATGGCGACGTTTGCGCTCCTGCCCGCCGCCGGCACCAGCTCCGACGCGACCGGTGGCCGCACCAGCGCGGTCGTGCTCGCGACGATAGCCGGCGAGCCCAGCGATCCGAACATCGCCACGGTGCAGACCGACCGGGAAGACTACTTCCCCCCCGACACCGTGATCGTGACTGGCGCGGGATGGGAGCCCGGTGAGACGGTGCGGCTGGTGATCCAGGAAGACGCGAGTCCGTCGGTTCACCCCGAAGTCAGCCTGACCACCGTGGCCGATGACGCGGGGCACATTCTCGACCAGCAGTTCGCCATTGATTCGGCCGCCATCGGTGTTCGCTTCACGCTGACCGCCACCGGCCAGACGTCCGGCCGGACCGCGCAGGCGACGTTCACGGACAACACCGGGCTCAACAGCGTCACCATCCTAGGAACCCAGAGCCCGACCCCGCTCAACCCGCCAGGCTCGGCCACCTACGGGACCGTCGCCTCGAACTCGGTGCAGGTCCGATTCAACGGCAACGGGAGCTGCACGGTGGCGCTCTCGGTCTCAGGGCTCCCGTCAGGTGCCAGCTCGACGCTCGTGCCCAGCACCCTGACGGGTACCTCCAGCGGCAATCAGTTCAGCCTGTTGACCGTGAACACCACGGGAGCGGTTGCGACCGGCACCAGCACGATCGTCGTGCGAGCCACTGGCACGGGCGGCAGCGGCAACGACTGCTCGACCAGCATCACCCAGACCGCCACGACGACCCTGGTGGTGAAGCGGGCGAGCACCACGACCGTGAGCGGCCCCGCGAGCTCCACCTTCGGCGCGTCGGTCACCTTCACAGCCACGGTGGCGGGCGGGCCCAGCCCTACCGGCACGGTGCAGTTCAAAGATGGTGGGGTCAACCTGGGTGCTCCGCAGACCATTTCGGGTGGTACCGCCTCGGTGAGTACCTCCACGCTGACGGGCGGTGCCCACACCATCACGGCGGTCTATTCCGGCGACGCCAACTTCGACGTGAGCACCTCCCCGAACTTCAGCCACACGGTGGATCCGGCGAGTACGACCACCGTACTGTCGTCCTCGGTGAACCCGTCCAATTTCGGGCAGTCGATCTCGCTGAGCGCCTCGGTGAGCGGTCCGGCGGGAACCGGGACGCCGACCGGCTCCATCCAGTTCAAGATCGACGGCTCGAACTTCGGCTCGCCGGTTACGCTGTCCGCTGGTGTGGCCGCCAGCGGCAGCACCAATTCGCTTGCGGTGGGCGCCCATCCAGTGGCCGCCGTGTACACCCCCGACGCGCCATCGGCTCCCAAGTTCGCGAGCAGTACCAGCACGGTCATCGCGACCCAGACCGTGAACCAGGCCCTCTCCACCACGACGCTGACCTCCTCGGTCAACCCGTCGGTGTTCGGCCAGTCCATCACGCTTACCGCTACCGTGAAGAACGGCGCTACGCCCATCACGGTTGGCAGCATCAGCTTCATCGAGGGTGGCACCTGCACCACGCCTGGCACCAGCCTCCAGAGCAACCAGACGCCGAGCGCGGCTGGAGTGGTCACCTACACGGCCAACAATTTGTCAGTGGCAGCTCATAGCGTCCTCGCTTGCTACGACGGCAGCGGTTCGTTCGGCCCCAGCGAGGCCAGCTTCACCCAGACGGTCAACAAGGCCGCGACCAGCACGACGATCACCTCCGACACGCCCGATCCATCGGATGCCGGGCAGCCGGTCGCGGTCAACTTCGCCGTGACGGCCAGCCCGCCGGGCAGCGGGACGCCAGGCGGGAACGTGACGGTAAGCGCGAGCGGCGGGACGGAAACGTGCACCGGCACGGTGGCGGCCGGCACCTGCTCGATCACGCTCACCGGGAGCGGCCCGCGCACGTTGACTGCCGCCTACGCGGGCGATGCTAGCTTCGCGGCCAGCACCAGCGCCACGGCGGCGCACACGGTGAGGGCCCCGGCCACGGTGCTCACGGTGGCTCCGGCCTCCGGCATCTACGGTGCAACGGCCGCGCTGTCGGCTACGCTGACCTCGGGCGGCAATCCAGTGCCGGGCAAGTCGATCGGCTTCAGCCTGAACGGCTCGAGCGCGGGCTCCGCGACCACCAACGCCTCGGGCGTGGCCTCTATCGCGGCCGCGAGCCTCGCCGCGATCGACGCTGGCGTCTATTCCACCGGCGTGGCCGCCAGCTTCGCGGGAGACGCCGGCTTCACGGCCTCGAACGGGACCAATACGCTCACCGTGAGCACTGCGACCGTGACTCCGGTCATTACGGTCAGCAACAAGGCCTACGACGGCACCACCACGGCCACGATCGTCACCCGGAGCCTGACCGGCGTGGTGGGCACCGATGACGTCACTCTCACGGGCGGGTCGGCAACTTTCGATAGCAAGACGGCCGGCAACGGCAAGACTGTCAGCGGAACCGGCTTCACGCTGGCGGGAACGGACGCCAGCAACTACGTGCTCTCCGCGACGTTCGCCATCACCACTGCGGATATCACCCCGCTGACGCTGACGGGTCATGTGACCGCCAACGACAAGGGCTATGATGGGACCACGGCAGCGGTCCTCGCGACTCGTACCCTCACGGGCGTGCTGCCAGGCGACGCAGTCACCCTCACGGGCGGCAACGCCACGTTCGATACCAAAGACATCGGGACGGGGAAGACGGTGACGGCAACCACCCTCGTTCTGTCCGGGGCCGACGCCGGGAACTACGTCCTCGCGTCCACGACCGTCACTACCACGGCTGACATCACCAGCGCCACGGTGACCGGCCACTTCACGGTCAGCGACAAGCTCTACGATGGCACGACGAGCGCTACCATCCTCACCCGCACCCTCACGGGGGTGGTGAGCGGCGAGGCCGTGTCACTCACCGGCGGCAGCGCCAGCTTCGGCAGCAAGAGCGTGGGCACTGGTAAGACCGTCACCGGAACCGGCTTCAGCCTGGCCGGTGCGGCTGCCGGGAACTACCTGCTGGCATCCAGTACGCTCACTACGACGGCCGGCATCACGCCTGCCACCGTGGCCGGGCACATCACCGCGAACGACAAAGTCTACGACGGGACGGACCAGGCCACTCTGGCCACCCGCACGCTGACCGGCGTCATCGGGACCGACAACGTGTCGCTGACCGGCGGGACACCAACGTTCTCGGACAAGCAGGTGGGCTCTGGAAAAACGGTGACCGCGACGAGCCTGGGGCTCTCGGGTGGGGACGCAGGCAATTACGTCCTTGCCTCCTCGACGCTCACCACGACCGCCGACATCACGGTGCGCACGCTCACAGCCACGGCCACGGCGCAGGACAAGGTTTACGACGGCACCGCGGCCGCGACCGTGACGCTGGGCGACGATCGGGTAGTCGGCGACGCGCTCACGCTCGGCTCTGGCACCCCCACCTTTGACGACAGGAACGTCGGTACGGGGAAGACCATCACCGTCTCGGGACTGACCCTGAGCGGCACCGACGCCGGAAACTATGTCCTGGCCTCGACGACCGTGGCCACCACGGCCGACATCATGCCGGCCACGGTGACCGGCCACTTCACGGCGGCCAGCAAGGTCTACAACGGCAGCCCGGCGGCGGCCATCGCGACCCGCACGCTCACCGGGGTGATCGGAACTGACGACGTGAGCCTGAGCGGCGGCAGCTCGAGCTTCGCCAACAAGCACGTGGGCGTGGGCAAGACGGTGGCCGGGACCGGCTTCAGCCTGGCCGGGACCGACGCCGGAAACTACGAGCTGGCCTCCAGCACACTGACCGCCTCGGCCGACATTACTGCACGCACCCTCGCGGTGACCGCAACGGGGCATGATAAGGTCTACGACGCGACCACCGCGGCCACCGTCACGCTGCAAGATGATCGTGTAGCGGGTGACGTCTTCTCGGTTACCTATGGCAGCGCGACGTTCGTCAACAAGCAGGTCGGGAACGGCAAGCCGGTGAGCGTCATCGGCATCGCGATCGGCAGCGGCGCGGACGCCGGCGATTATCAGCTCGGCAACACGACCACCGCCGCTGCGGCCGACATCACTCCGGCCTCCCTGGCGCCGCACATCACGGCCAGCGACAAGGTGTATGACGGGACCAGCGCGGCGACCATCGCGACGCGAAGCCTCACCGGCATCCTGGCCAGTGACGTCGTGACGCTGACCGGTGGTGCGGCCAGCTTCGGGGACAAGAACGTCGGAACTGGCAAGAACGTGACGGGAACCGGTTTCACTCTGGCCAGCGCCGACGCGGGCAACTACGTCCTCGATCCGACGAGCGCCACAACTAGCGCCGACATCACGACGCGGCCGCTTGTGGCGACGGCGACCGGGCATGATCGGGTGTATGACGCCACCACCGCGGCTACGGTCACGCTGGGTGACAACCGGGTCGCCGGCGACGACATCACGCTGAGCTACAGCAGCGCGAACTTCGATACCAAGAACGTGGGGAACGGGAAGCCGGTGAGCGTGAGTGGCATCGGGATCAGCGGGGCCGACGCCGGCAACTATGACCCGACCAACAGCACCGCTTCGACCACGGCGAGCATCACCCAGGCGGCCCTCGCGCCGCATATCACCGCGAGCGACAAGGTCTACGACGGCACCCCCGTCGCGGCGATCCTCACCCGCAGCCTCACCGGTGTGCTGCTGAGCGATGACGTGAGCCTGAGCGACGGCACGGCCAGCTTCGCGGACAAGAACGTCGGCACGACCAAGAGCGTGACGGCCAGCGGATTCGGCCTCTCGGGCGGCGACGCGGGCAACTACGCGCTGGTCCCGGCAACGGCCACGACGACCGCCTCCATCAGCCAGCGGCCGATCGCGGTGGCGGCCGACGCCAAGACCAAGGTTTACGGGAATGCCGATCCGTCGCTCACCTATCATCTCACCAGCGGCTCGCTGGTCGGCGGCGATGCCTTCACCGGCGGCCTGTTCCGCCTGGCGGGTGAGACTGTCCCGGGTAGTCCGTATGCCATCAACCAGGGCACGCTGACGGCCGGCGGGAACTACGCGCTCGCCTTCACTCCAGCGAGCCTGGCGATCACTCAGGCCACGCTCACGGTGACGGCGAACAGCACCAGCAAGACGTTCGGGAATGCCGTCCCGGCCCCCCTGACCGGCAGCATCGTGGGCGTCAAGTTCAGCGATAACATCTCGGCGACGTACACCGCGTACATCGCGACCGGCGGGCTGGCCCTGGTGACGCCGACAACCGGAGTGTCCGGAAGCCCGTACCCGATTATTCCCGAGGTCTCGGGCTCGCCCAGCGGCGTGCTGAGCAATTACGAGGTGGTGCTGGTCAACGGGGGATTGACGGTGCAGAAGGCCACGCCTTCGTTCAACAGTCTGGCAATCCCGAACGTGGTCGTGGGCCAGGGCTCGAGCACCGTGAGCGGCAACCTCAAGTACCTGGGAACGGCCGCGACGGTATTCCCCTCGGGCGCGGCGTCCATCACGGTCAATGGCCAGACCCAGCCGGCCACGATCCAGGCGAGCGGGAACTTCACCGCCACGTTCACTACGTCGGCGTTCCCGCCGAGCGGGACCGGTCTGACCGTCGCGCTCTCCTACAATGGGAGCGACCCGAACTTCACGACGGCGAGCGGTGCGGGGGCAATGAAGGTGCTCTACAACGTGGCGGCCGGACACTCGTTCCTGCAACCGATCAATCCGAACCTGACGACCGGTAACCGGAGCAGCTTCAAGATCGGCTCGACCATCCCGACCAAGTTCCAGCTCTTCAAGGCGGACGGCACTACGCCGATCACCAGCGCCGTCGCGACCATCGCGGTGGTGAAGCTCGACAATACGGCCGAGACGCCAATCAACGAGGACTTGATCACCTCGCCGGCGGACGACGGGATCAATTTCCGGCCGTCGTCGGGGCAGTTCATCTTCAATCTCAGCACCAAGAACTGGACGGCGGGTACTTACCGGATCATCGCGAATCTCGACGATGGCAGTCAGATCACGGCCGAGGTGGACGGTAGGTCGAAGTAG